GCTTATTGATGGTTTTCGTAATGAAATGGTTGAGTTTTAAGAGACGATTGTTCGCTTAAAATAGACCTATCTTGAAATTGAATCATTGAGCCCCATATTAAATCATCTAAACGTTTAAAAATGCACTTGTCTATATGACCATGTTGAACATGGAGGATCTATGTCTATTGAACAATTGAAAGAATTATTTGGTAATCAAGACGCGATTTTAGAACTTGTTCAACTTGAAAATGGTGAATTGGCTTTACGTAATGCAGGCTCTGAAACTCAGCCGCTTTTAACCATTCAATTTAATGATGAAGTGAAGAAACTATTGGGTGATCAAGTGCCAGTTATTGCTCAACATATGATTCAAGCTGCATTATTTGGTTTGCTGGAAAAAGAAGTTAATGAAATGCAGGCAGAAATCGTGGATCAAAAACCAAAATTTTATAGCTAACAGATATCAATAAAAAAAGCGCACTTTAAAGTGCGCTTTTTTTATGGGTGATGATTTAGTGTGAAGGGCTATGCTCATGCGCAATGTGGATCTGATGCAAAATATGTTCGCTCATATTTTTTGCCATTTCCTCTTTTGCATAATAAACCTGACCAACATTGTCACGACGAATGACCTCAGCTTCTTCCTTGCTTTCAGCACATAGCAAGACCTGAATTTTAGGATTTAAAGTTTTTGCGATATCCACGATTTTATGAATGTCGATAATGTCCATCGGGGAGATCACGAGCAGGCGTGCATGCTGAATATGTGCTTGAATTAAAACGCTAGGTTCAGTGGCTGCACCTGAAACGGCAGCAATACCTTTAGCACGTAAATTTTCTACAATCTCACGATTTTCTTCTGCAATCACGACTTTAATGTTTTGATCCATTAAAGAGCGAGTCACACGACGACCGACCTCACCATGACCAATCATCACCACCTGATCGCGCAGGTAGTCCTGTGAGACCTCATCTGGAAGCATCGCCAAGGGGTCACCACTACGTTCAAGTAAACGTGCCAATGACGAGCGCTCACGAATCCATGTTTGAACTGGTTCAATTGCAGAGAAAATAAATGAGTTCAAAGTAATTGAAATGAGTGCACCTGCCAAAATTAGGTTTTGGCCTTCAAGCGACAGTAAGTTCAGTGACACACCAAGCGCTGCCAAAATAAATGAGAATTCACCAATTTGTGCAAGCGATGCCCCAACTGTAAGAGCAGTATTGATTGGATAACGGAAGAATAAAACCAATGCCATGGCCGCAATGGTCTTACCAATCATAATGATGCCAACAACAGAGAGTACATGTAGGGGTTGTTCAATCAAAATTCTTGGGTCGAATAACATCCCGACTGAAACGAAGAATAAAATTGAAAAAATTTCACGCAAAGGTAAAGTTTCTTCTTCAGCACGATGGCTAAAGTCAGATTCTTTAACCACCATCCCCGCGAAGAATGCACCGAGTGCCATTGAAACACCAAAGACTTTGTATGCACCGAAGGCAATCGAAATTGCTGCTGCCACCACTGTTAAGGTAAAGAGTTCACGAGAACCTAAGCGGGCAACAAACTGCATGATCATTGGCACTAAACGTTTACCAATAATCAGCATGAAAGCAATAAAGCCGGCTACTTTGAGCAAGGTAATGCCTAAGGTGATCCAGACATTCTGATCGCTACTACTACCTTGCAGTGCCTGACCACCGAGCAATACTGCGGTTGCAGGTAGCAATACCAATGCCAGAACCATGACCAGATCTTCAACCAGCAGCCAGCCAACGGCGATTTTACCGTTAATGGACTCGAGTAGACCACGATCGCCAAGGGCTTTCAGGAGTACAACGGTACTGGCACACGATAGACTCAGACCAAAGACCAGGGCAGTACCAAAACTCCAGCCCCAGAGCATAGAGACACCAACACCGAGCAAGGTTGCTACTGCAATTTGCAGAATCGCACCAGGCAGGGCAATACGCCTTACCTGCATCAGGTCATTGAGGGAAAAGTGCATCCCGACACCAAACATCAGGAACATGACGCCGAGTTCAGCCAACTGATTGGCAAGATTAATTTCACCGACAATACCCGGTGTGTTCGGGCTAATGATAATGCCCGCAATTAAATATCCGATAAGAGGGGGGAGTCGTAAGCGTGCTGCTATATAGCCAAACACAAGTGCAAGACCAAAACCTACCGCTAGTAATATGATGAGATCTACGTCATGTGGCACTCAACACTCCTTTTTTGTCTTGCATGAGAGGGAAATAAGCACAAAAAGTGCCAAAACAGTTTGAAATTTTAGCAATTTGCATAAAAAAAATGCAAAAAAAAACGACCTGTGAGGGTCGCTTTTTTCAAAAAACTAAAATTATTTAATTTTAGCTTCTTTGAAGATTACATGTTGACGGATTTTTGGATCAAATTTTTTGATTTCCATTTTTTCCGGCATAGTACGTTTGTTCTTAGTAGTGGTATAGAAATAACCTGTACCAGCTGAAGAAACTAAGCGAATCTTATCACGCATTGTCCTGACTCCTTACTTAGATCTTTTGACCTTGAGCACGAAGGTCAGCAACAACCTTTTCGATACCCAATTTGTCGATAATACGCATACCTTTAGTAGTTAGACGAAGACGTACGAAACGTTTTTCGCTTTCTAACCAGAAACGGTGGTGGTGCAGGTTCGGCTCGAACCGGCGCTTAGTTTTGTTGTTGGCGTGTGAGACGTTGTTACCAACGACTGGACGCTTGCCGGTAACTTGGCAAACCTTAGACATGGTGTAACTCCATTGATTCAGCCAACAGCAAATCTGTATGGCCAGTCAAAAATAAACGGATTGAATTCATTCAAGGGGCGTTTTATACCAAAAATGCGCTTAAAAGACAAGCGATTTCAGCTAAAACGAAACATGAGCTAGTTTGATAGCTCATGCCTTGATCAGTTAACGAAGAAGAGTCTTCGAAATCAGTTTATGAATCGGCTTATTAAACGGCGGGAGAATGTATTTTAAGCTATACAGCTTAGGATTGGACATTACAGACCGTTCATGCGACAAACTGAAGAAGCCTTCAGGTCCATGATACTTGCCCATACCAGAGGCACCAATGCCTCCAAATGGCAGGTCATCTTGTGCAACATGGGTCAGAACAGTATTTTGCCCGAAGTGCCCTGAATGTGTTCGCTGTGCGACATAATCGGCACGCGCTTGATCAAAGTCGAAATAGTATAATGCAAGAGGACGCGGACGGCTATTAATAAACTCGATTACATCGTCAATTTGATCATATTCCATGATTGGAAGCAGTGGACCAAAGATTTCATTCTGCATAATTTGCATATCTGGCGTGACATTGGTCAGAATGGTCGGTGCAATTTTGCGTAAGTCAGCAGCATTTTCATTACGCGGATTAATTTCAATAATATTTGCCCCATTGTTACGAGCATCTTCTAAATAGCCTTGCAGACGGTTGTACTGTTTATCATTAATAATCGAGGTGTAATCCTGATTATGCGTGATATCTGGGTACATGGTTTCAACAAAGTGTTTAAAGTGCTCAATAAATTCAGCTGTTTTACCACGCGGTAAGAACATATAGTCGGGCGCAACACAGGTTTGGCCTGCATTCCACAGTTTACCTACTGCAATACGTTCTGCGACATCTTTCAAATCGATTGATGGATGAACCAGCACAGGGGACTTACCACCAAGTTCTAAAATGACAGGCACTAAGTTTTCAGCTGCAGCAGCCATTACCGTTTTTCCGACAGATGTCGAACCTGTGAAAATCATTTTATCGAAAGGTAATCGGCAGAATGCATCAGAAATTGCACCACCACCATTGACCACCGCTACCAATTCTTTTGGGAAAGCTTCAGCAAGTGCTTTTTCAAGGACATTACCAAACGCTGCAGATGCACTCGAAATTTTGATCATGGCATGGTTACCTGCAGCCAAGGCACAAATTAAAGGCCCAACTGAAAGTAATAAAGGATAATTCCACGGTGCCATAATGCCGATCACACCTAAAGGTTGATATTGCACCCAGGCTTTTGCAGGTTGGTGAATAATTCCGATATGACGCTTTGACGGTTTCATCCAATTGGTCAAATTTTTACTATAATATTTAATTTGTTCAAGACAGGTGAGTAGTTCACCGATCTTCGTTTCACCAATGGAACGATTACCGTAATCTTGATTAATTGCATCAGCAAATTGATCTTGATACTTAACTAAGATACGCTTGAGACGTGCTAAACGATCGATACGTTCCTTTGCAGTCGGTAGTGGATAGCGCGAATAAGCGTGTTTTTGTTGTGTCAGTATGTCGTTTAAATGCTGACGATCAAAAAGATGGGGTGTCATTGAGCTTGTTTTTGTGTGACTGTTCATGCCGCACTACCATATTGAAAAATCGATTAATTATTTTTTAGAGTAAATACTCTAAATAGTCAAGTTACTTTATGTGTTAGCCTACTAATGCATTTGCTGAATGGTTATTTTAGGATGTCCCATACCAAAACGTTAAAAACCAAAGAACGTATATTGCAGTTGAGTTTGCAGTTGTTTAACGAGCGTGGCGAACGTTCCGTGACCACCAATCATATTGCTGCTGAATTGGGAATGAGTCCTGGCAACTTGTATTACCATTTCCGTAATAAAAACGAGATCATTAAAGAATTAATGGAGCAATACCAAAAGCAAACTTTGGAAATGCTCGCATTACCGGATGATCGTCAACTTGATGCCAATGACAAAATTCACTACTTCCAAGTGTTAAGTAGTCAGTTGTGGGCATATCGTTTTTTACATCGTGATGTCTATCACTTGGTAGAAAACAATGAAGATTTCCGTCGTTTGTATCCGCGCTTTGCGGGTGAAGTGATGCAGCAGGGGCAGAAAATTTATAAAGCCTTTGTAAATGCAGGCTTAATGGAAATGACTGATTCTGAAATTGAAGCACTGATCATTAACTTATGGATTGTGCTGACCAACTGGACCAACTTCCTGTATATGTCGGGCCATATTACCGATTCGAATACCTTGGAAGAAAAATGGGTTTGGCAAGCGCTACGTCAGATGGTGTTCTTGGAAGGTGCGTACTTACGTGGTGAGAGTCGTCAAACCTATGAAAGCTTACTCAATAGCATGGGTGGCTCAGAATTGTTTGCAAGTCTTTCATCGATTAAGAATACGGATGCTGAATCAGCTATTCAGAATCTGTAAGAAACGCGCTAGAATGCTCGGCTTATTTTTTAATTTAACTGATTAGTGACTTTAACCACCATGAATATGACGACTGCCAATACCGCACGTTTATTGATTACTTGTGAAGACAAGCCAGGCATCGTACAGGCTGTGTCTAGCTTCTTATATCATCAAGGCGCAAACATTACTGCACTTGATCAATATGCGACGGAAGCACAAGGCGGGCGTTATTTCATGCGCGTTGAGTTTGAACTCGACAACTTACAAAGCCGTAAAGAAAGTTTAATTCAAACTTTTGCTGTAAATGTTGCAGAACGCTATGAAATGCAATGGCGTTTAGCACTCGTCAGTGATGTGAAGAAAGTCGGGATTTTGGTGTCTAAAGTTGACCATGCCTTACTTGAACTGCTTTGGCGTCATGCGCGTGGCGGTTTGCCATGTGAAATTACCAAAGTGGTTTCAAACCATGAAACACTACGTGAATCGGTTGAAAACTTCGGTATTCCATTTGAAGTTGTGCCAGTAAACAAAGAAAACAAACGCGAAGCTTATGCAAAAATTGATGAGTTGATGCAAGGCAATGACTTGTTGATTTTAGCGCGTTATATGCAAATTCTTGATGAAGAGTTTGTACAAAAATGGGAAATGAAAGTGATCAATATTCACCATTCATTCCTCCCTGCTTTTGTGGGCGCAAACCCTTATAAACAAGCACATGAGAAAGGCGTGAAGTTGATTGGTGCTACAGCGCACTACGTAACAGCAGATCTTGACCAAGGTCCAATCATTGAGCAAGACGTAGAGCGTGTAAACCATGACTTTACTGTTGAGCAATTACGTGAATTGGGTCAGGACGTAGAGCGTAATGTCTTGGCACGCGCAGTAAAATGGCATCTGGAAGATCGTATTATTGTCGATGGCAATAAAACTGTTGTTTTCCAATAAAACAATGAAACATCAAAAAGGCATACTTTAAGTATGCCTTTTTTGTATCTGCGTCAAAAAAATACTGGAAAGATGACATTAGTAGTTGCAAATGAAAACACTTCTCATTTATTATTGGCGTACTTTAATTGTGCTAACCGATGCGCTTAATTGATCTTTTCTAAAATAGATTAGATTGATCCATCGAGGTAATAGATTTAATGAGTCAAATTGCTGCGCCCCAAATGCCTACACCGCCGAATCAGATGAAGAAAAAAGCAATCTCTATCGTAGCGGCTGTTTTAATCGGGCATGTGGGTGTGATCTGGGGTGTTAGCCAGATGAAAGCCCCTGAACTGGCTCCTATTGATAAGAAGCCCTTAAAAGTGCGCTTTGTAAAATTGCAAGAATCTCCACGTCCATTACCGCCTAAGCCGAAAGCAGAACCAAAAAAAGAGCCGCCAAAGCCTAAAGAAGTTAAGATTGTAGAAAAACCTGTACCAGCACCACCAAAAAAAGTTGAAAAAGTTCAACAAGTGCAAAAGCAAACTGCACCAAAAACAGTGACAGCACCACCGATAGAAGCAAAACCGACACCAGCACCTGTTGTGCCTACGGTAGTCACTGAAACAAAAGTAAAACCTGCGCCAGCACCTGTTACGCCACCAGCACCTGTTACGCCACCAGCACCGGCTACGCCGCCTGCACCTCCAGCGCCACCTGCACCGAAGAATGTTTCTCTCGGGGGCGGGGTAAGTTGGTTGCGTGCGCCAAAAGTGTCAATGTCTCCAGGTGAACTTCGCTCGAGTTGTTCAATGGTGGTGGATATTACTGCGAATGAGCAAGGTAAAGTAACGACTGCTACAGCACGAAATTCATCATGTAGCCCTGCAGTGAACCGTAAAGTGGAATCTGCAGTGCGACGTGCACAACTCACCAAATATGTTGAAAATGGTGTGGCATACCCAATACGTGGTGTGGAACAACCATTCGATTTTCAAGTGAAATAAATTACGGCTAACCCATTAGGAGTTCGAGTATGAACTTTTCAGTTTATTGGCAACATGCAGATGCAGTGAGTAAAACACTGTATTTCGTATTATTGGCAATGTCGATTGCAACGTGGACCATTGTGGTTTTACGTTTGCTTGGTACACGTCAATTAAAACAAATTGCGTATGCTCAATTATCTGAAGCATTAGATAAGCTGAAAGCTAAATTTGCTCCATTAGCATTTGAACAACGTAAGGCAGTGGCTGAACAAGCGCTTTTACGTCAAATTGCTGTTGAAAAAGCCAATGCTGAAAAAGGTATTGCAGTGCTCGGTACATTGGCTTCAATTGCACCATTCGTTGGTTTGTTCGGTACAGTATGGGGTATTTTCCACGCCCTAGTTGCTGTCGGTCGTAGCGGTCAAGCAGGCCTTGCTCAAGTGGCGACACCTGTAGGTGAAGCATTGATTATGACTGGTCTTGGTTTGGCTGTGGCTATTCCAGCAGTATTGGCATACAACATCTGCGTACGTGCAAACCGTACACTGAGCAATGAATTACAAGATCATGCGCATAGCTTATTGATCGATACCATGTTGCAACAGGAATCAGCACAAAAAGCTGAAGCGAAAGTTGCGCAAAGCAGTTTAGTTGGAGGTCAAGCTTAATGGCTTTTCAATTGGGTGAAGACAACGATACAGGCATGAATGAGATGAATCTCATTCCCTTGATCGACATTATGTTGGTATTGATGATCATCTTCTTGGTGACAGCAACCGTTGCTAACCCATCAATTCCATTAACCTTGCCGCAAACAGATGCTAAAGTGATCGACTTGCCACCTGAAAATGTCACCATCAGCATTAATGCGCAAGGTGATGTTGCTTGGAATGGTAATGTTGTATCACTTGATGAGTTAGAAAGTCGCTTTAATACTGCAGGGCAGGCACAGCGTCAACCGACCATCGTGCTCAAAGCAGATAAAGAATCACGTTATGATGTGGTTGCTCAAGTGATGTCACGTGCGAGTGGAGCCGGACTCAGTGATATTGCATTCGCAACAGATCATTAAATATAAAACAAAAAAAGCGACCATTTCAGTCGCTTTTTTTATATCAATTACTTCAGTAATTCGACAAACTTACTGCGCAATTTATTCAGTTTTGGTGGAATGGCAAAATTGCAATAGCCTTGGTTTGGGTTACGTGCAAAGAAATTTTGATGATATTCCTCAGCAGGGTAGAAGGTCGGTGCTGGACTCAATTCAGTTACGACTTGTATGCCCTCTGCTTGAAGTGTATTAATCATCTCTTGTGCCTGATCACGTTGTTCATCACTCAAATAGAAAATCACAGAACGATACTGTGTACCGACATCATTGCCTTGACGATTGAGTGTGGTTGGATCATGTGTGGCAAAAAAGACATCTAAAATCTGTTTGAAGCTAATTTGGCTGTCATCAAAGTCGATTAAAATAACTTCTGCATGGTTGGTATCGCCGCGACAAATATCATCATAGCTTGGGTTTGTTGTGTGACCACCTGCATAGCCACTGACGACTTTTTCAATCCCTTGAACTTGTAAAAAAACAGCTTCCGTACACCAAAAGCAGCCACCACCTAACAGTGCTTGTTGCATGCCTCTATCCTTAATGTAATTCAATGAACTTAAGCTCGATTGTATACTGAAAATCTTGGAAGTAAAAAAGCCTGACGAATCAGGCTTTTATTTTTGCATTAGCGAGGTTGTACAGCACTGGTAAATTGCAAGACAGGATTACCGTTTCGATCGAATAATTTCAGGGTCTTATTAAAGACTTGGTAATGGGTCACTTTTGCTAAAGCATCTTGGAACTTTTGTTCCACACCACTGGTGTTGTTTAAGCATGCCATACGTGTGGTGGCTAACTGGCTTAAGCTCAATGTATCACGTCCAGCCGTATAACTACCCATTAAGCGGTTACAGCCATCTGAGCCGCTAAGGCGCTGTGTCGTGCCGTCAAATTGTAAACTTGGAATATTTCGAACTGATGGATCGCTTTTAATTTCAAACATGCCAATATGTGTAGCAATCCAAGTGCCATGTTGAAGTTGTAATAGATTTGCGGCTTCAATTGTTTGAGATGGGCCTTCAACAGGCGTACTTTGACAAGCGGTCAGAATCAGACTGCTTCCTAAAAGGCTGGTGGCTATGAGTTTTTTTAGCATCGTAAAGGCTTTTATTGTCAGGAAACATTTGATTATATAAACAAATTTAATTTCGCTCGGCTAGTTAAATTTACAAAATTAGAATGAATTTATTGATCTTAAGGCTTTAGATTTTTTCGCATCAATTCCGAATATTGTTGACTACTTATATTGCTGCCAAAAGGGACTTTAGGGTTTACATGGGCTTTTTGATACCACGTTGCAATATCCCATTCGTGGTGAATAGCATGTAAGTCATAGAGATAATTAGGCAAGTAACCTGAAACAATCAGTCGATAATCGGTTGGAATTGGTTTATTCGAAACAGCCTGAACCATATCAAAGACCAATGTGGTGCAGTTGCTGGTCAATGTGTTATACCATTTAGGTTCAGCACGTAAATCATCAGCTTTTTTCAAATAGGCATTAAACAAGGCCTTGGCTTCGTTTTTTTGCATATTAACCGGGAAGAAATAAACCTGTTCACCACGAATATTACTTCGGGTATAGACAATATCCTTTTCATCAGACGCGATTAGACTTAATTCAAACTTTCTAAAAAAACCACCAATCGCAGAGAAATCTTCATCTTTTTCTTTACGAATTTCGATGGAGAAGGTTAGGGGTTTTTGATCAGCAAAATCAAAGCTAATGAGGGTATGTGCAATTTTAGGTCCCATCCAATAGGAGGTAATCACATTGACGCCTGTGATTTGATTCAGGTCAAACTGACGTGTTTCCCAACGTTCAGTATAACTGCCATCATGATGCCAATCGAAATTACGGACATTGTGTAAGGTAACCAGATCGCCTTGCTGTTCATAATGCAGCATTTCAGCAACTTCAGCATTCCACACCCGATCTTGACGCGCTTCTATATTAAAGTACCAAACTAAGCTTAAAGCAAAAATGAGAATGTAGATGAGAATATCTAAAGGGCGTGAAATTAGATGACGACTAAAATAAATACCCAGTACAACACAGCTCAGTGCAATCCAAAGTACGATTAAAACGCTACTGAACAGCAGACCTAAAGGTTGCTGAATCCAAATGGCAAGACTCAGCCAAAGACTAGAGCCAATCACAAACACAACAAATACTGCATGAAATAGCCGAGTGAGCCAAAGGACTACAGTATTTGTGGGTGTTTGCATAATCAGGACTTTATTAAAAATTTATGCTTTATTTTCTGTAGGTTGCGAACTCAAAAGCAATGCCTGTTTTGTCGTCAATATGTGACTCGGATGCGATCTTTTTAAACTCAGTTGGTATAGCTGGATAATGTGCATCACCTTGAACATCGAGTTCAACATGGGTCAATTCTAGACGATCTGCAATGTTAATCGTTTGTTTAAAGATTTCACCGCCACCGATAATAAAGACTGTGTCAGGTTTTTCAGATGCTTTTACATCAGAGACTGCTTGTGACAACGCATCTTCAATGCTGTAGGCCACTTTAGCACCTTCAAAAGACCAGTTTTGATCGCGCGTGATAATCCAATTCACACGTTTTGGCAGGGTGCGCCCCATTGACTCTAGGGTCTTACGCCCCATGACCACCACGCCACCTTGGGTAATTTCCTTAAAATGTTTGAGGTCGGCTGAAATATGCCAAGGCAAGTCATTTCCTTTACCGATGCAGTGTTGCTGATCCATTGCGACGACGTGTACGACTTCTAAACCTTGAAATGCCATGCAGAAATTATCCAAATAAGAAAACAGAAATTTTGTCTATTAAAATGCAAAATCCCCCTTTAAGAAAGGGGGATTGATGCGATCTGGAAAATATTTAAATTAAACAGCAACAGGTGCTTTAATTGCAGGATGAGATTCATAGCCTACAATTTCAATATCTTCAAATTTGAAATCAAATAAATCTTTAATTTCAGGATTGAGTTTGAGCTGACATAACCCTAGAGGTTCACGAGTTAATTGCAATTGTGCTTGTTCAAAGTGGTTGGCATAAAGATGTGTATCACCGCCGGTCCAAACGAAATCGCCAACGTCTAAGTCACACACTTGTGCAATCATATGTGTGAGTAACGCATAGCTCGCAATGTTAAATGGCACGCCTAAAAAAACATCCGCACTACGTTGATACAACTGACAAGACAATTTGCCATTATGCACAAAGAATTGGAATAGGGTATGACACGGCGGTAAAGCAACTTTGCCCGCTTCATTTGGGTTCCAACCAGATACGATCAAACGACGTGAATTTGGATTGGTTTTAATCTCATTGATGAGCCATTTGATTTGGTCAAAACCGTCTTGGTTATAGCTGCCATCTTCATTTTTTGTCGCGCCAAAATTACGCCATTGATGACCGTAAACTGGACCTAGCTCGCCTTCAGGGCGACCAAAACGCGCAGTCTGTTCTGCTGTTGACCACTCATCCCAAATGCTGACTTTATTGTCTTTTAAATACTGAACGTTGGTATCGCCTTTGAGGAACCAAAGAAGTTCAATCACAATGGAACGGAAATGAACTTTTTTGGTCGTAAGTAAAGGGAAACCTTTTGAAAGATCAAAACGCATTTGATGACCGAATACTGAACGTGTCCCAGTACCTGTACGGTCGCCTTTATCACCACCGTTGTCGAGGATATGTTGTAAAAGGTCAAGATATTGGCGCATAAGTCTCTCTTAAAATATTGTTTAAATGACCTTGGCATGCACATGAAACGTCATTTTCATGTTGAATTGCATCAGAGGTTACATTGAATAAATGGCATCATAACATTTTTTTTAAAGATTGCTGATAGACCGTTCACGACAAAAATAAGCCGAAACATAGGCATAAAAAAGCACCCGATTTCGAGTGCTTTTTTAGAAAATAATCACTTATGCTGTTTTATGACCCGTATGCACGGTGTGAATTAAATCTGATAAATCATAACCAATTGATTTTGCATAAGCCAAATATTCAGCTTTGGTTCTTTCATCTAAACTTGGTGAGCGATGTAATAACCACAAATATTTTTTATTGGGTTCACCCACTAACGCAGTTTGATAGTTTTCATCAAGTTTTAGTACCCAATAATCCCCTTTAGTAAATGGGATCCAACGGAAACCTTCAGGCAAGAAACTAACTTCAAGTTTTGCATTTTCTGCATCGACAATTGTCGCTTCACCAATGGATTCATCAAGTTGTTTTTTCTCATCCAAGCAGCGGTTTTGTACACGGACTTTACCATCTTCATTTAAACTGTATACGGCAGAAATGTCGGTGCTGTCTTCTGGTTGATGTTTCATAGGTAAACGAGCAATTTCGTACCATGTTCCTAAATATTGATCTAATTTAAAATTTGAAACGGTCATTAAGTCTTGACTCATTGTGTACTCCGTTTTTCTAGTCAATTAAAAATTTCACAATGAGTCTAAACAAGATCAATAACTTAAAGTGCTGTAGTCCTGTAGTGAAATGTTGCATCTGTATTTGTTCATCGTAGGAATTGTTTAAAGATGAAGAAGATATGAACGGGATTTAAATTTACGTGAAAAAGAACGTAATTTGATCAATAAATGCACTTCTTTTTACTTAAAGAAACATGTTTTGTAACTGAGTTATTTTATTTAATTAATTATTAATCAAAGTCTTATATTTTAGGGTTTACATGATGGTTAAATTTTTTTACATTTTGAGGGTGAATATTAACATTGATCAGGCTAGTATGATCAGCCTGTTAACGAGATATAGGCCGCAATATGCAGGCGAGGAGCGATTGGTAAAGAATGGTTTATGATAATCCAGCGAACTTGAGTGCTGTACATGCTCCAGTCCAAGCAAATGTCATAATACGTTCCCAATCGGAGCAACGACCTAAAAAAGCAGTACGTAAAGAAACAGCGAAGCCAACGCATACAAGTTTTGGTGCAGCCAATGGTCAGCGTATTGATATTGCGAAATTTACCAGCTTCCTACAAGGCATTACACGTAGTACCAGTACACAGAAATGTGCCAAAAGTATTCGTGTAGGTTTGCAATCTGCAGGTGCAAAAATTGTTAACCATCCAGTAGCTGCAGCAGACTGGGGCAATACTTTGCAGCAGATTGGTTATAAGAAAATTAACCTGTCTTTTGATCGTCCTAAGAAAGGCGATATCTATATCATTAACCGTACCAATCAACATGTTTACGGTCATATTGCGGCATATTCGGGTTCAGCTTGGGTTTCTGACTTTAAGCAAAATGGTTACGCGGTATATCGCGATCCAAATGTGAAGTATGAATATTATCGTTTAGATCACTAAGTCTAAAGCGAGCAGCAGAGTTACAACCGTTTAGCTCTGTTGCTGTAAATTGAACATAAAAATAAGCCAATTCCCATAAATCCCACACCTTGAACCATCAATGCCCAAGCCTTGTCGGTCATGCTCGTTTGTATCGAGTAATACATCACAATAATTAGTGCTAAGACAGGTACATAACGAATATAGCTTATGCCTGTAACCTTGGTATATCGTAGGCTGAATCCATAGCTGAGATGTAAAGTAATTCCAAGCGCCACACAAATGCCCACATAAATTGCGTC
This window of the Acinetobacter sp. NCu2D-2 genome carries:
- a CDS encoding Lnb N-terminal periplasmic domain-containing protein; translation: MQTPTNTVVLWLTRLFHAVFVVFVIGSSLWLSLAIWIQQPLGLLFSSVLIVLWIALSCVVLGIYFSRHLISRPLDILIYILIFALSLVWYFNIEARQDRVWNAEVAEMLHYEQQGDLVTLHNVRNFDWHHDGSYTERWETRQFDLNQITGVNVITSYWMGPKIAHTLISFDFADQKPLTFSIEIRKEKDEDFSAIGGFFRKFELSLIASDEKDIVYTRSNIRGEQVYFFPVNMQKNEAKALFNAYLKKADDLRAEPKWYNTLTSNCTTLVFDMVQAVSNKPIPTDYRLIVSGYLPNYLYDLHAIHHEWDIATWYQKAHVNPKVPFGSNISSQQYSELMRKNLKP
- a CDS encoding TonB family protein, whose protein sequence is MSQIAAPQMPTPPNQMKKKAISIVAAVLIGHVGVIWGVSQMKAPELAPIDKKPLKVRFVKLQESPRPLPPKPKAEPKKEPPKPKEVKIVEKPVPAPPKKVEKVQQVQKQTAPKTVTAPPIEAKPTPAPVVPTVVTETKVKPAPAPVTPPAPVTPPAPATPPAPPAPPAPKNVSLGGGVSWLRAPKVSMSPGELRSSCSMVVDITANEQGKVTTATARNSSCSPAVNRKVESAVRRAQLTKYVENGVAYPIRGVEQPFDFQVK
- a CDS encoding META domain-containing protein, with translation MLKKLIATSLLGSSLILTACQSTPVEGPSQTIEAANLLQLQHGTWIATHIGMFEIKSDPSVRNIPSLQFDGTTQRLSGSDGCNRLMGSYTAGRDTLSLSQLATTRMACLNNTSGVEQKFQDALAKVTHYQVFNKTLKLFDRNGNPVLQFTSAVQPR
- a CDS encoding ExbD/TolR family protein; this encodes MAFQLGEDNDTGMNEMNLIPLIDIMLVLMIIFLVTATVANPSIPLTLPQTDAKVIDLPPENVTISINAQGDVAWNGNVVSLDELESRFNTAGQAQRQPTIVLKADKESRYDVVAQVMSRASGAGLSDIAFATDH
- a CDS encoding MotA/TolQ/ExbB proton channel family protein, whose translation is MNFSVYWQHADAVSKTLYFVLLAMSIATWTIVVLRLLGTRQLKQIAYAQLSEALDKLKAKFAPLAFEQRKAVAEQALLRQIAVEKANAEKGIAVLGTLASIAPFVGLFGTVWGIFHALVAVGRSGQAGLAQVATPVGEALIMTGLGLAVAIPAVLAYNICVRANRTLSNELQDHAHSLLIDTMLQQESAQKAEAKVAQSSLVGGQA
- a CDS encoding dihydrofolate reductase, whose translation is MAFQGLEVVHVVAMDQQHCIGKGNDLPWHISADLKHFKEITQGGVVVMGRKTLESMGRTLPKRVNWIITRDQNWSFEGAKVAYSIEDALSQAVSDVKASEKPDTVFIIGGGEIFKQTINIADRLELTHVELDVQGDAHYPAIPTEFKKIASESHIDDKTGIAFEFATYRK
- the msrA gene encoding peptide-methionine (S)-S-oxide reductase MsrA — protein: MQQALLGGGCFWCTEAVFLQVQGIEKVVSGYAGGHTTNPSYDDICRGDTNHAEVILIDFDDSQISFKQILDVFFATHDPTTLNRQGNDVGTQYRSVIFYLSDEQRDQAQEMINTLQAEGIQVVTELSPAPTFYPAEEYHQNFFARNPNQGYCNFAIPPKLNKLRSKFVELLK
- the thyA gene encoding thymidylate synthase, with amino-acid sequence MRQYLDLLQHILDNGGDKGDRTGTGTRSVFGHQMRFDLSKGFPLLTTKKVHFRSIVIELLWFLKGDTNVQYLKDNKVSIWDEWSTAEQTARFGRPEGELGPVYGHQWRNFGATKNEDGSYNQDGFDQIKWLINEIKTNPNSRRLIVSGWNPNEAGKVALPPCHTLFQFFVHNGKLSCQLYQRSADVFLGVPFNIASYALLTHMIAQVCDLDVGDFVWTGGDTHLYANHFEQAQLQLTREPLGLCQLKLNPEIKDLFDFKFEDIEIVGYESHPAIKAPVAV